A stretch of DNA from Mucilaginibacter daejeonensis:
GATGCAGTGCGAGAAAAAGGACGGCGCCGGCTATTGGAACTTGCTCAGATTAACTCCCATAATGAACGAGCAGGGCAAAATGGAAATGTGCGTGGTGATCCATACCGACATTACCGAGAAAAAGATGGCCGAATTGGAGTTGCGCCTCCTGGCCGATGACCTCTATCGGCAAAACAAGGAGCTGCACCAGTTCGCCTACATCGTATCGCACAACATGCGGTCGCCGGTGGCTAATATCGTGGGCCTGGCCAATCTGCTCGAGATATTTAAAGACGATCCCGAAACGCAGAGCCAGACGCTGGCCGAGCTCACCAAGTCGGTCAATAACCTTGACACGGTGATCAAGGACCTGAGTTACATACTCACCGTTAATAATGCCAGTAAGGATCTGCTTAAGGAGCCAGTGAACTTTCAGGACATGCTGCAACAGGTACTGATCGATCTGCAGCAGCCGATCCTGCTTAACGATGCCGAGATCACCATATCATCTAAGCCACTCATCATCCGCACCAACAGGGCATACCTGCATAGCATCTTTTACAACCTGATCAGCAACGGCATCAAATACCGATCAAGGCAAACGCCATACATTAAGATCGATCATTACCAAACCAATGAGCATACGGTGATCTACGTGGCCGATAATGGTAAGGGCATCGACCTGAATAAACACGGGCACGAAATGTTCAAGCCGTATAAGCGTTTTGATTTTAAGGTAGAGGGCAAAGGCTTGGGCCTGTTCCTGGTCAAAAGCCATATAGAGGCCCTTGGCGGACACTTGACCGTAAAGAGTGAGCTACAGAAAGGCTCCACCTTTTATGTGAAGATACCGCTCCTGTAAAGATCAGTAACCATGAACAACGAACGGTCGCCACACATCCTGAACGCTTCATCCAACTTGTTGGGTATATGCTTTGTGGTACTTACCTCGCTCAAGTTCCTGGATCTTGCCGCACGCAGTGTGATCGATGAACTGGTGGCCATAGCCATCGTGTTTTTCATGGCCAGTTGTATATTATCCTTCCTTTCCATACGGGGCAGCATTAAGGTCGGTAGCCGTTATGAGCGTGTGGCCGATGTGATGTTCATCGGCGGGCTCATCATTCTTTTTGCCACTGCGCTACTGTTCCTGTTCGACTTTATCAATTAACAGGATCTTCACCTTTCAGGAATGTTTATTTATCATTTCTGATGCAACTTTTGGGAGCAAGTGGTCGTATCTTGCAGTAAATTATCATCCATAAAATGTTGAAAAAAAATAAGTTACAGTACCTTGTTTGTTCGTTGATGCTGGTGCTTTTCACCGCAAGCTGCAGCAAGGACAACGATACCGACAACGGTGGCAGCGAGCAGGGGAAAGAGCAGTACGTTTCGGTAGCGCCAGCGGCAAGTCTTACCAAGGCGCAATTACAGGTCGCTGCTTCGGCATCGGGATTTGGCGCCTTCACTTCTGCGCTGCAGTACGATGTGGACTACTTCAAACTGACCTACAACACCACCTTTAACGGTAAGACCATCCAGGCGTCGGGCCTGGTGGGTATCCCTAAAAACATGACGGCAGCGCCGGCTATCCTGAGCGCCCAGCACGGCACCATGTTCGCCGATGCTGATGCACCGTCTAACTTTCCGGCCTCGTCGACCGGCTTTGAGTTGTTCGCTTCTGCGGGTTTCGTGACCGTTATACCTGACTTTATCGGCTTTGGCGTATCAAAGGATATCATTCATCCATATTATGATATGCAGTCATCAGGTATTGCGGTGGTGGACATGATCAAGGCGGTCAAATACTATTTAAAGTCGCAGAGCAAGAGTGTGAGTAGTAAGTTGTTCCTGATCGGCTATTCGGAAGGTGGCTATGTGACCATGGCCGCCCAGCGCGAGATCGAGACCAACTCGAGCCACGGACTTACCGTTACCGCAGCAGCCGAAGGCGCAGGTGGGTACGATATCACTGGCATGCTGGCCAAAATAGGTACGGCCACCACTTATCCAAGCCCTTCATTCTTCTCCATCTTTATTCAAAGCTACAACAGCCTGTACGGCTTTAACCGTCGATTGGACGAATACTTCAACGACACTTATGCGGCCAAGATCAATAGCCTGCTTGACGGATCGAAGAACGGTACTCAGATCAACAACGAGCTGACCACCAACCTGACCGGCACCAACGGCCTGTTCAACCCTACCTTTTTTGCGGCCCTGAACAATGCCAGCGCCGAGCCCGCTTTTAAGGCCAAGGTAGCAGCGAACAGTTTCCCTAACTGGGCACCTAAAAGCCAAACGCGCTTGTACCACGGCACCGCGGATGCCGACGTGTTCTATGAGACCACCCAAAACACCTACAACCGTTTCATTGCAGCAGGCGCCACCAGCGTAACGTTGAAGCCAATAACCGGCGGAACGCATGCTACATCGGTAGTACCCATGATCAGCGATGCATTGCCTTGGTTCATTTTGCAAGCACAATAAGTACAGACCGACCACATAACAAAAAAGGCTTGTCACGCATTGTGGCAAGCCTTTTTGTATGTTGACGAAATGATCTTACACCACCACCGCAGTAGGGCAGATGTAGGTGGGGACGATGCCCGATGAATTGATACGTACCTCTGCATCCTCGGGTAGGGTATTGCCCGAAAGTACCAGCACCGTATCGAGGCCGAACTTGTTGCCGCCTAAAATGTCGGTCTGCAGGGTATCGCCCACCATTAAGATGTCTTGT
This window harbors:
- a CDS encoding alpha/beta hydrolase — protein: MLKKNKLQYLVCSLMLVLFTASCSKDNDTDNGGSEQGKEQYVSVAPAASLTKAQLQVAASASGFGAFTSALQYDVDYFKLTYNTTFNGKTIQASGLVGIPKNMTAAPAILSAQHGTMFADADAPSNFPASSTGFELFASAGFVTVIPDFIGFGVSKDIIHPYYDMQSSGIAVVDMIKAVKYYLKSQSKSVSSKLFLIGYSEGGYVTMAAQREIETNSSHGLTVTAAAEGAGGYDITGMLAKIGTATTYPSPSFFSIFIQSYNSLYGFNRRLDEYFNDTYAAKINSLLDGSKNGTQINNELTTNLTGTNGLFNPTFFAALNNASAEPAFKAKVAANSFPNWAPKSQTRLYHGTADADVFYETTQNTYNRFIAAGATSVTLKPITGGTHATSVVPMISDALPWFILQAQ